cctttgactTTAAAGTGAAAATGGGTTAATGGGTATGAGCTCAAATGAAGAAATTACATGTCTGTATGTCAAATTTGACACTGGGTCTGTGACTCTGTGTTATTGGGCTCACATTAAGCATACCCAAAAgaactcttttttatttctcttctaTCTTTTAAAGTTGTATAAAGTTGTAGAAATGGGCACTAGTTTGTTGGTGGTTatgtaagtttatttatttatggatttgagattttttttcacttaCCCCATACCTTGGCAATGTGAGCTTGAGTGAGTAATCGTTACTGCATAGTCTTTGTGATTCCATGGAAGATTAATTTGTTAACTTTGTGCAtctgaatttctttttctttatcagGTAAAGGGTACAGTTTTCAATATAGATAACTATGGAGCATTAGTCGACATTACTGCAAAGTCTTCGGCGTACTTGCCTGTGCAAGAGGCATGcattcacaaaataaaaagtgtaGAAGAAGTAGGCATAGTTCCTGGAGTGAGAGAGGAGTTTGTGATTATTGGTGAAAATGAAGCTGACGATAGCttgattttgagtttaaaGTCCATCCAGTATGACCTTGCATGGGAAAGATGTAGACAGCTCCAAGCTGAGGATGTTGTTGTCAAGGGTAAGGTGGGTATCTGCTTGTCTTGGTTCCTTCCCTGGAGttcttttatatttgaagcatcaaaaagaaaaaaattgtagtcTTCCAGacaaatttcttcttcttctttgcagACAAATTCATCTGTTTAACTATTTATTCTATATATTCTTAGAAAGCTctgttaaaatatatttatgcaGGTTGTTGGTGCGAACAAAGGTGGAGTGGTGGCTGTGGTGGAAGGCCTTAGAGGTTTTGTTCCTTTCTCCCAGATATCAACAGTTAGTTCTTTAACCTGGCTTCTAAGCTTCCAAGCGTCTTCTTAGCTTGATATTTACACTCTTTTCTGATTGCATTTTCTTGTGTGGTAAAATAATAcagttgtaacttgtaagtaATAATAACCAAAATGAACAGGCAGTGATTCTCCATTACattttttgcttctttctcccgaaattgttttcaatccTGCATTCAGCTATCACTAGCATAGTTCCAAATTCTGATCACATTTAGCCCTTACTGTTTCAGTATCTGAGTTTGTCACATTTACTTTTGTATATCTTAGAAATCAACGGCAGAAGAGCTTCTTGATAAAGAGATTCCTCTGAAGTTTGTGGAGGTTGATGAAGAACAGTCCAGGCTTGTCCTCAGCAACCGTAAGGCCATGGCAGACAACCAAGCCCAGCTTGGAATTGGATCAGTTGTCCTGGGAACTGTTCAAAGCCTGAAGCCATATGGTGCCTTTATTGACATTGGTGGAATCAACGGCCTACTTCATGTTAGTCAGATCAGTCATGACCGAGTCTCTGATATTGCAACAGTTCTCCAACCTGGTGACACTCTCAAGGTATAGATACTATATCCTAGGCAAGTTATTGGCTGAGAATTTGTTGCCACTCTGTTAAGCATTTCTAAACTGCTACTCTTTGTGTAGGTCATGATATTGAGCCATGACCGTGAGAGAGGCCGTGTAAGTCTTTCTACCAAGAAGTTAGAACCTACTCCTGGAGATATGATTCGCAATCCAAAGCTCGTCTTTGAGAAGGTATTTTCTGGATAATAAACTCCAAAGATCTTTACTAGTTGCACTTACTGGATAGTTAATTCTAGTAGAGAAGGTCGGTCTTGTCTTCTTCTTGTGTTTTTTCCCCAATAGATAGTAATTTCTCGTAGTGAACATGGTCTTATAATCTTGTAGTCTG
The window above is part of the Prunus dulcis chromosome 1, ALMONDv2, whole genome shotgun sequence genome. Proteins encoded here:
- the LOC117631813 gene encoding 30S ribosomal protein S1, chloroplastic, with the protein product MASLAQQFTGLRCPPLSTSRLSKPSVFPKQNKMAGLLPIVSAVAISNAQTKERLKLKELFEDAHERCRTAPMEGVSFNLDSFYSALEKYDFNSEIGTKVKGTVFNIDNYGALVDITAKSSAYLPVQEACIHKIKSVEEVGIVPGVREEFVIIGENEADDSLILSLKSIQYDLAWERCRQLQAEDVVVKGKVVGANKGGVVAVVEGLRGFVPFSQISTKSTAEELLDKEIPLKFVEVDEEQSRLVLSNRKAMADNQAQLGIGSVVLGTVQSLKPYGAFIDIGGINGLLHVSQISHDRVSDIATVLQPGDTLKVMILSHDRERGRVSLSTKKLEPTPGDMIRNPKLVFEKAEEMAQTFRQRIAQAEAMARADMLRFQPESGLTLSSDGILGPLTSDLPVEGLDLSDVPPAEVTE